A genomic region of Carassius carassius chromosome 13, fCarCar2.1, whole genome shotgun sequence contains the following coding sequences:
- the LOC132155505 gene encoding uncharacterized protein LOC132155505 yields the protein MSTHKVSRRRPRGPDTENTKRKYTFKPHSIHPAVREGIREHILSFPRQLNHYSRMKGDVEREYLSPDLNLLRMFRLYKENNPASTAKFWLYRDIFKQQNLSFGQPRSDTCAKCDALFSKLVSATTDGERLKIAAESELHHRKAEKAYTQLQADTEWDKTNDDCHVICIDMQGVVFTPNLTHSNVYYQWQLANYNLCIQEMGIDKPPTMCLWHEGIAHRGSIEVASCLLKWAETSFAPLVQAKERKLIIYSDRCCGQNNNWRVLNLMALLVSRGYFSQIEQKFMVSGHSFLPCDRSFATLDKRHKVSTLHTPSDVAEMIRGARQLHPFKVIEMKCADFRQLPDATLKHPPGFLITSMMWLKVTATDPWCVHTKGSHSLYEGWKHWLITKQRKNQPPPAPLFSTTYPRAYEDPLPIKKEKHRDLMKMLAYMPAEAQAFYGTLECEE from the exons ATGTCAACA CACAAGGTGAGTCGCAGACGACCACGTGGGCCCGACACTGAGAATACAAAGAGGAAGTACACCTTCAA gccTCATAGCATTCATCCTGCAGTGAGAGAGGGGATAAGAGAGCACATCCTGAGCTTCCCACGCCAACTGAACCACTACTCACGGATGAAGGGAGATGTGGAGAGGGAGTACCTGAGCCCTGATTTAAACCTGCTCCGCATGTTCCGCCTATACAAGGAAAACAATCCGGCATCCACTGCAAAGTTCTGGCTCTATAGGGACATCTTCAAGCAGCAAAACCTCAGTTTTGGGCAGCCAAGAAGTGATACTTGTGCAAAATGTGACGCCCTGTTCTCAAAATTAGTATCTGCTACAACAGATGGAGAAAGGTTGAAGATCGCAGCCGAGAGTGAGCTTCACCACCGGAAAGCCGAAAAAGCGTACACCCAGTTGCAGGCTGACACAGAGTGGGACAAAACCAATGATGACTGCCATGTCATTTGCATCGACATGCAGGGGGTAGTGTTCACGCCAAACCTGACACACTCCAACGTGTACTATCAATGGCAGCTGGCCAACTACAACCTCTGTATCCAGGAGATGGGCATTGACAAACCTCCTACAATGTGCCTCTGGCATGAGGGCATCGCTCACAGAGGTTCCATCGAGGTGGCAAGCTGTCTTTTGAAGTGGGCAGAAACATCTTTCGCTCCCCTAGTCCAGGCAAAGGAACGGAAGCTCATCATCTATAGTGACCGATGCTGTGGGCAGAACAACAACTGGCGAGTCCTAAACCTCATGGCCCTACTCGTATCTAGAGGGTACTTCAGTCAGATAGAGCAGAAGTTCATGGTGTCTGGTCACTCCTTCCTTCCCTGTGACCGTTCATTTGCCACGCTGGACAAGAGGCATAAGGTGTCCACACTCCACACCCCCAGCGATGTCGCCGAGATGATCCGTGGAGCCAGGCAGCTGCATCCATTTAAAGTAATTGAGATGAAATGTGCGGACTTCAGGCAGCTCCCTGAtgcaacattaaagcatccacctGGCTTCCTAATCACATCCATGATGTGGTTGAAAGTGACAG CTACTGATCCATGGTGTGTCCACACAAAAGGGAGCCACAGCCTCTACGAGGGATGGAAGCATTGGCTGATCACCAAACAGAGGAAGAATCAACCACCTCCAGCTCCCTTGTTTTCCACCACGTATCCTCGTGCTTACGAGGACCCTCTGCCCATCAAGAAGGAGAAGCACCGTGACCTTATGAAAATGCTAGCCTACATGCCAGCGGAGGCCCAAGCATTTTATGGGACACTAGAATGTGAAGAGTAG